A stretch of the Terriglobia bacterium genome encodes the following:
- a CDS encoding PadR family transcriptional regulator — translation MPKRGTAPLQEEMLQGTLDLLILQTLARGPAHGHTIAHAIEKRSENVLQVEHGSLYPALHRIEDRGWISSFWGTSENNRKARYYRLTPAGRKQLAAQIGRWDQLVQAINRILRPATE, via the coding sequence ATGCCAAAACGAGGAACAGCACCGCTTCAGGAAGAGATGCTGCAGGGAACGTTGGACCTGCTGATTTTACAAACCCTGGCGCGGGGGCCGGCGCACGGGCACACGATCGCACATGCAATAGAGAAGCGATCCGAAAATGTCCTTCAAGTGGAACATGGATCTCTTTACCCGGCGCTGCACCGGATCGAGGATCGCGGTTGGATATCTTCTTTCTGGGGTACCTCGGAAAATAATCGCAAGGCAAGGTATTACCGGCTGACGCCTGCAGGTCGCAAGCAACTGGCCGCGCAAATCGGCCGCTGGGATCAACTGGTGCAGGCGATCAACCGGATCCTTCGGCCGGCCACGGAGTAG
- a CDS encoding DEAD/DEAH box helicase, giving the protein MKAAKVPPVKPPSPHDWRTTDEDEIERRRYRAQTEQMRIRNLDPRHPVYSNFEVKSTSGLSYTVEIRSVSQKRFSCNCVDFRINALGTCKHVEATLLYLEARHRRLFHEAQKNGGGRIDVVPDLLSGGLHIEGAVGMLPRRVRRIIKEEQRLVSDDPEQTLECLRRASVPGLRISQDVGPWLEARHQREERVISLREYERKVHAGEWPPHETLLPLYPYQREGMLHLAFKERALLADEMGLGKTIQAIAACSLLHRLGKAARVVVVTPASLKTEWEEQIQRFTQLPYQLVFGPRRKRLKQYSDPPFFTVVNYEQMLADALDVNARLQPDVVILDEAQRIKNWGTKTAQAVKRLRSRYAFVLTGTPIENRIDEIHSLMSFLDPSALGPLFRFNREFYQLDDRGRPSGYQNLDRLHSHIAPFLLRRRKADVETELPDRTDRTYLVPLSPEQSNRYAEHEANVARLASIAKRRPLTQQESEKLLRELNMMRMTCDTNYILDPKERACPKLGELGKILEECRENRDVKVLIFSEWVRMLELVRELCDRLGMGYALHTGSVPQRRRRAEILLFKSDPECRVFLSTESGGTGLNLQNASIVINCDMPWNPAKLEQRIARAWRKHQTRPVTVINLVSERTIEHRMLATLSAKQQLADGVLDLRGDLKDIKLASGRQAFVARLQQIMAQCLPAAEPVRPKPLPVDRALAFSEAAKQKLGAALVRCEERFPIEGSHSVVLAVVEGDACAWQEKLAPVHAELFGNGRSDPLAPVKLEVIDRAAFDAVQRLMAAGLIAPATRAIRELFAGAEQPPGQLSEADRLKAQAHRQQAGRKLKMARLLAAGGLPEEEREALLHSASWLARALAVENHLQEPAELGESLRAPGSIFWGPAAAILTEYSADASSPSGPVTEAIQNLLGGIPS; this is encoded by the coding sequence ATGAAGGCCGCAAAAGTGCCGCCCGTGAAACCACCTTCCCCCCACGACTGGAGAACCACCGACGAGGATGAGATTGAGCGCAGGCGTTATCGTGCCCAAACCGAGCAAATGCGAATACGGAACCTCGACCCCCGGCATCCCGTTTATTCGAACTTCGAAGTGAAATCGACGAGCGGCCTGTCCTATACGGTCGAGATCCGCAGCGTTTCCCAGAAGCGATTCTCCTGCAACTGCGTCGACTTCCGCATCAATGCTCTTGGAACCTGCAAGCATGTCGAGGCCACGCTCCTCTACCTTGAAGCCAGGCATCGGAGGCTTTTTCACGAGGCGCAGAAGAACGGCGGCGGGAGGATCGATGTTGTGCCTGATCTCCTGTCCGGAGGCTTGCATATCGAAGGGGCGGTGGGAATGCTGCCTCGCAGAGTTCGTAGGATCATAAAAGAGGAACAGAGACTTGTATCCGACGATCCTGAGCAGACTCTGGAATGCCTGCGCAGAGCAAGCGTGCCCGGCCTGCGGATTTCGCAGGACGTGGGGCCATGGCTGGAAGCGCGGCATCAGCGCGAGGAGCGCGTGATTTCACTCAGGGAATACGAACGGAAGGTCCACGCGGGGGAATGGCCGCCGCACGAGACGTTGCTGCCCCTGTACCCATACCAGCGTGAAGGGATGCTGCACCTGGCTTTCAAGGAGCGCGCGCTGCTGGCTGATGAAATGGGGCTCGGCAAGACCATCCAGGCGATAGCGGCGTGTTCGCTTCTTCACCGTCTTGGAAAGGCTGCCCGCGTGGTCGTGGTTACTCCGGCTTCGCTCAAGACGGAGTGGGAGGAACAAATTCAGCGTTTCACGCAATTGCCGTATCAGCTGGTCTTCGGCCCTCGCCGCAAGCGACTGAAACAATACTCGGACCCGCCCTTCTTTACCGTTGTAAATTACGAACAGATGCTGGCGGATGCCCTCGATGTCAATGCCCGGCTCCAGCCTGATGTCGTCATCCTGGACGAAGCTCAGAGGATCAAGAACTGGGGCACAAAGACTGCGCAGGCGGTCAAGCGGCTGCGCAGCCGCTATGCCTTTGTTCTGACCGGCACACCGATTGAAAACCGGATCGACGAGATTCACTCCCTGATGTCTTTTCTTGATCCATCCGCACTGGGTCCGCTCTTCCGCTTCAATCGTGAGTTCTATCAACTGGACGATCGCGGCAGGCCTTCCGGTTACCAAAATCTGGACCGGCTGCACTCCCACATCGCGCCATTTCTATTGCGCCGGCGCAAGGCGGACGTCGAGACGGAACTCCCGGACCGGACAGACAGGACCTATCTCGTCCCCCTAAGCCCGGAGCAATCCAATCGATATGCGGAACATGAGGCCAATGTCGCGCGCCTTGCCAGCATCGCCAAGAGACGTCCGCTGACGCAGCAGGAATCGGAAAAGCTTCTGCGCGAACTGAACATGATGCGCATGACGTGCGATACGAACTACATCCTCGACCCCAAGGAGCGGGCCTGCCCGAAGCTGGGCGAGCTCGGGAAGATCCTGGAAGAATGCCGGGAGAACCGGGATGTGAAGGTGCTGATCTTTTCAGAATGGGTGCGCATGCTGGAACTGGTGCGCGAGCTGTGCGACCGCCTGGGTATGGGATACGCCCTGCACACCGGCTCGGTGCCGCAGCGGCGTCGACGGGCTGAGATCCTACTTTTCAAGTCCGATCCGGAATGCCGCGTATTTCTCAGCACCGAGTCCGGCGGCACGGGATTAAACCTGCAGAATGCCAGCATCGTCATCAACTGCGATATGCCCTGGAACCCGGCGAAGCTGGAGCAGCGCATCGCGCGGGCATGGCGAAAACACCAGACCCGCCCCGTCACCGTGATCAATCTGGTTTCCGAGCGAACCATCGAGCATCGGATGCTGGCCACGCTGTCGGCTAAACAGCAACTGGCCGACGGCGTACTGGATCTGCGTGGTGATCTCAAGGACATAAAGCTGGCATCGGGGCGACAGGCATTCGTAGCCCGATTGCAGCAGATCATGGCGCAGTGTTTGCCCGCAGCCGAACCTGTCCGGCCCAAGCCTCTACCGGTGGACCGCGCCCTCGCATTCAGCGAGGCGGCAAAACAGAAGCTGGGCGCGGCGCTGGTGCGTTGCGAAGAACGCTTCCCGATCGAGGGAAGCCACTCCGTTGTGCTCGCGGTGGTCGAGGGGGACGCCTGCGCGTGGCAGGAAAAGCTCGCGCCGGTGCACGCGGAGCTGTTTGGGAATGGAAGATCGGATCCTCTGGCGCCCGTAAAGCTGGAGGTGATCGACCGCGCAGCATTTGATGCAGTTCAGCGACTCATGGCCGCCGGGTTGATTGCGCCTGCGACCCGCGCCATTCGCGAGCTTTTTGCGGGCGCGGAGCAGCCACCCGGCCAGCTCTCAGAGGCGGACCGTCTCAAAGCGCAGGCCCATCGACAGCAGGCCGGCCGGAAACTCAAGATGGCGCGACTTCTGGCGGCCGGCGGACTTCCGGAAGAGGAACGCGAGGCTCTGCTACACTCGGCATCGTGGCTTGCCAGGGCGCTGGCGGTGGAGAACCACCTCCAGGAACCGGCGGAACTCGGCGAATCCTTGCGCGCGCCCGGGTCGATTTTCTGGGGTCCTGCTGCCGCGATACTGACGGAATATTCGGCAGATGCTTCCTCGCCGTCGGGCCCGGTTACAGAGGCGATCCAGAACCTGCTTGGAGGTATCCCTTCGTAG
- a CDS encoding ABC transporter permease: MGWSRYVRRSRWDDERAREIQSYIEIETDENIARGMSPEDARRAAHRKFGNVTCVREEIYRMNTIGFIETLWHDLRYAFRSLLRSPGFSAAAVIMLTLGIGANTTIFSVADAAVFRPWPYRDPDRLVEIYQMIVRSPAKPVFMQGMRHSQWLDWRTQKQIFSGVEAMSRARRMALGSTGEKDAISVKCISPGMIDLLGIPLRLGRGFRPEEGQPGKDFVLLLSEALWARSFGADPDVVGKTVSLGDRFYTIVGVVPRDRQYLLDTNVEAWIPLVDRPGGDKYSNSTFIDVIARIRPGLTLKRAQREAEAAFKGFKGWPAQDTAMLHQINSPLGGETWTALFALMAAVCFLLLIACANIANLLLSRATTRQRETAIRAAIGASRFRLMRQFLGESLVLSLIGTLMALLLSWWGIRLIPRNLLTNLGFITVYDTELNGRVLLFTAAATILTALLCGIMPALRATNGGLINGLKGIDRLAGGTAAGKKLQYLLQVPQVALTIVLLCGTGLLANSFARLIWSDPGFNTKGLIKIDFSLPRPAGWKQIIVDFDHPPSKIPIDRAGLNQQEALLNQLKARVLSLPGVQTATIGLGVPPTTSSGSMFVPEESAAGADRFVRSGDLHMVRVDPDFFPTMGLKIVAGRNFNSQDQADSPPVAIIDRRTAELGWPGQSAIGKRFQGFQKWLTVIGVAEPVKTQGSVHSEVVCLAYVPLLQDSPIMDANLVIRSVGDRRHDLPAIQALISAAAPKSKIKKVATFDELYAEIAATQKRTPAIYLLLMSIFAATALLTAAVGIFGVLSYSVSRRTSEIGIRVAMGAESRDIRRLVMRAMLPPVLGGITAGLIGAFWLTQFLRALLYQVKPYDPLTVILAAALMLLVALAAALLPARRASRIDPIAALRME; encoded by the coding sequence ATGGGATGGAGTCGATATGTCCGTCGCAGCCGCTGGGATGACGAACGGGCCCGTGAAATTCAGTCCTATATCGAAATAGAAACCGACGAGAACATCGCCAGGGGCATGTCTCCTGAAGACGCACGCCGTGCCGCTCACCGGAAGTTCGGCAACGTCACCTGTGTCCGCGAGGAGATCTATCGCATGAACACGATCGGATTCATCGAAACGCTATGGCATGACTTGCGCTATGCCTTCCGATCCCTGCTCCGCAGCCCGGGCTTCTCGGCTGCAGCCGTGATCATGCTGACCCTCGGCATCGGCGCCAACACGACGATCTTCAGTGTCGCCGACGCCGCCGTCTTCCGGCCCTGGCCGTATCGGGATCCGGACCGGCTTGTCGAAATCTACCAGATGATCGTGCGCAGCCCTGCGAAGCCCGTGTTCATGCAGGGGATGAGACACAGCCAGTGGCTGGACTGGAGGACCCAAAAGCAGATTTTCTCCGGCGTGGAGGCGATGTCAAGAGCGCGAAGAATGGCGTTGGGCAGCACGGGGGAAAAAGATGCCATCTCGGTAAAATGCATCTCTCCCGGGATGATCGATCTGTTGGGCATCCCCCTGCGGCTCGGCCGCGGGTTCAGGCCCGAGGAAGGGCAACCAGGCAAGGATTTCGTCCTGCTGCTCAGCGAAGCTCTATGGGCGCGCTCTTTCGGGGCGGATCCAGATGTCGTCGGCAAAACAGTCTCTCTCGGCGATCGCTTTTATACCATCGTAGGGGTAGTCCCGCGCGACCGGCAGTACCTGCTGGATACAAATGTTGAGGCGTGGATTCCTCTGGTCGATCGCCCCGGCGGCGATAAATACAGCAATTCGACTTTCATCGACGTGATCGCGCGGATTCGTCCCGGCCTTACCTTGAAGCGGGCGCAGCGCGAAGCTGAGGCGGCATTTAAAGGATTTAAGGGTTGGCCCGCACAAGATACGGCGATGCTGCATCAGATTAACTCCCCACTCGGCGGCGAAACCTGGACAGCCTTGTTCGCCCTGATGGCCGCGGTCTGCTTCCTTCTGCTGATAGCATGCGCGAATATCGCCAATCTCCTCCTCAGTCGCGCGACCACACGTCAGCGGGAAACCGCCATTCGTGCGGCCATCGGCGCGAGTCGTTTCCGATTGATGCGGCAGTTCCTTGGGGAGAGTCTGGTGCTTTCTTTAATCGGCACCCTGATGGCTCTGCTTCTCTCATGGTGGGGAATTCGATTGATTCCCCGAAATCTGCTCACAAACCTTGGCTTCATTACCGTATACGACACGGAATTGAATGGAAGAGTGCTGCTATTTACGGCTGCTGCAACGATCCTGACGGCCCTGCTGTGTGGCATCATGCCTGCTCTTCGAGCCACAAACGGAGGCCTGATCAACGGGCTCAAAGGGATCGATCGGCTTGCAGGGGGCACGGCAGCCGGCAAGAAACTGCAGTACCTGCTTCAAGTTCCACAGGTGGCTCTGACGATTGTCCTGTTGTGCGGCACCGGCCTGTTGGCCAACAGCTTTGCCCGCCTCATCTGGAGCGATCCCGGGTTCAACACAAAAGGTCTGATCAAAATCGATTTCTCATTGCCGCGCCCGGCAGGCTGGAAACAGATCATTGTGGATTTTGATCACCCGCCTTCCAAAATTCCCATAGATCGTGCCGGCCTGAATCAGCAGGAAGCTCTACTCAATCAGCTAAAGGCTCGTGTTTTAAGCCTGCCCGGAGTCCAAACGGCGACGATCGGGTTGGGTGTTCCGCCGACAACCTCGTCCGGGAGCATGTTCGTCCCGGAGGAAAGTGCCGCCGGCGCGGATCGATTTGTCCGATCGGGCGATCTGCATATGGTCCGCGTGGATCCCGACTTCTTCCCGACTATGGGGCTTAAGATTGTGGCCGGGCGTAATTTCAACTCCCAGGACCAGGCAGATTCACCACCTGTAGCCATAATAGATCGTCGCACGGCTGAACTGGGATGGCCCGGGCAAAGCGCCATCGGCAAACGCTTCCAAGGGTTTCAAAAGTGGCTGACTGTCATTGGTGTTGCTGAACCGGTAAAGACGCAAGGATCTGTACATTCCGAGGTAGTTTGCCTGGCTTACGTGCCGCTCTTACAGGATTCGCCGATAATGGATGCCAACTTGGTCATCCGATCGGTCGGGGACCGGCGCCATGACCTCCCCGCCATTCAAGCACTGATCTCGGCAGCTGCGCCAAAATCGAAAATAAAGAAGGTGGCGACCTTCGATGAGTTGTATGCCGAGATCGCGGCGACGCAGAAGCGCACTCCGGCAATTTATCTCCTGCTGATGTCGATTTTTGCCGCAACCGCTCTTCTGACTGCGGCGGTCGGCATATTTGGCGTTCTTTCCTATTCCGTGAGCCGACGTACTTCCGAGATCGGCATTCGAGTTGCGATGGGCGCCGAATCCCGTGACATTCGCCGGCTTGTTATGCGAGCCATGCTGCCTCCGGTGCTTGGCGGCATCACGGCAGGCCTGATAGGCGCATTCTGGCTGACGCAATTTCTGCGCGCGCTGCTCTACCAGGTGAAGCCCTATGACCCTCTGACAGTCATTCTGGCAGCCGCTCTCATGCTGCTGGTGGCACTTGCCGCAGCGCTCCTGCCGGCGCGCCGAGCGAGTCGAATCGATCCGATTGCCGCACTGAGGATGGAATGA
- a CDS encoding nucleotidyl transferase AbiEii/AbiGii toxin family protein, translating to MVNKRIDYTAAAVDAAKSVLIELTHILGEYREDIVLVGGWIPELLIPQSPERHVGSIDVDLALNHEELTEAGYRMIGEILLEHGYVEDRRQPFIFRKNVRGQVVQVDFLAGEYGGTGKSRRTQKALDIRPRKARGCDLAFQVAPETVTLRGHLPDGAADEVRVRIASVVPFLVMKGIALEDRRKAKDAYDIYFILQNYPGGVDAVVQAFKPHLKLGLVKEGLQKIAGKFATPDHVGSRDAAEFDDTLDEEERAIRRRDAFEKVNYLLHQLGIVR from the coding sequence ATGGTCAATAAACGAATAGACTACACTGCCGCCGCCGTGGACGCGGCCAAATCCGTGCTCATCGAGTTGACTCACATCCTTGGTGAGTATCGAGAAGACATCGTCCTGGTGGGTGGTTGGATTCCCGAGTTGCTGATCCCGCAGAGCCCGGAGCGGCATGTCGGCAGCATCGATGTGGATCTGGCGTTGAACCATGAGGAATTGACCGAGGCCGGTTACCGGATGATTGGCGAGATCCTGCTCGAGCACGGATATGTCGAAGATAGGCGGCAGCCGTTCATCTTTCGCAAAAACGTTCGCGGGCAGGTGGTGCAGGTGGATTTTCTTGCCGGCGAATATGGCGGCACAGGCAAAAGTCGCCGGACACAAAAGGCTCTCGACATACGGCCACGCAAGGCGCGTGGCTGCGACCTTGCCTTCCAAGTCGCACCTGAAACAGTTACGTTGAGAGGTCACTTGCCGGATGGTGCGGCGGATGAAGTGCGAGTGCGAATCGCCTCGGTGGTCCCGTTCCTGGTGATGAAGGGCATTGCCCTTGAGGATCGCCGGAAAGCCAAAGATGCTTACGACATTTACTTCATCCTCCAGAACTATCCTGGCGGGGTCGATGCGGTCGTGCAGGCGTTCAAGCCTCACCTCAAGCTGGGGCTGGTCAAAGAGGGCCTCCAGAAAATCGCGGGAAAATTCGCGACGCCGGATCATGTCGGATCCAGGGATGCTGCAGAGTTCGACGACACGCTCGACGAAGAGGAACGTGCCATCCGCCGGCGAGATGCTTTCGAAAAAGTGAACTACTTGCTGCACCAGCTGGGCATTGTCAGATGA
- a CDS encoding ATP-binding protein has product MTIKNRSARQSGKLRIGDDWNAITIIALLQQNPLKAVAELVENSIDAGAANIAITRGKEHSQHYLRIADDGAGVPRTDGCAISHVDARHTHRFVVR; this is encoded by the coding sequence ATGACCATCAAGAATCGTTCCGCGCGGCAAAGCGGAAAACTGAGAATCGGCGATGACTGGAACGCTATTACGATCATTGCGCTGTTGCAGCAAAATCCACTTAAGGCCGTCGCCGAGCTGGTTGAAAATTCAATTGATGCGGGCGCCGCCAACATCGCCATTACCCGAGGCAAAGAGCACAGTCAGCATTATCTCCGGATTGCCGACGACGGGGCCGGGGTGCCGCGGACGGACGGATGCGCCATTTCTCACGTTGACGCCCGGCACACGCACCGGTTTGTTGTTCGATGA
- a CDS encoding ABC transporter permease, which yields MVSFRAVVARFRGWFVRTRLGQRLDEELRTHFDMLVEDEVRRGKSRDEAKRLARLRLGGLEQTRESVQDVRAFCLEGVWHDLLHSTRMLRRNPGFAAMAIITLAVAVGANASILAIADGVLFRPLPFEDPDRVFLLQMMNRQTGKRYTLVPYDYIEAINRRHPGLSDAGMFDGGPAELVGTPDGVESVSTIQTTSSYFPILGVRPARGRLFTAQDVPGRTAMLTWTSWKTRFGGDAEIIGRTISLGKSSFEVIGVLPPNFLFPTVSFFSGKPEVVTLMAPIAPGTDGGTFHPVVRLAPGVSRLQAQARLEALAASVNAGDARRADDTPFLVDIRSTIYPIGQPIMKLLLAAAALVLLIGCSNLANMLLVRGRRREKETAVRAALGASRLRLIRPVLFEALLIAAAGSALALCVIRLSFDTIARQVPNIAVENVPIGVDTRVVLMSLGLGLLGGLIFAIVPAWRSARLNVLGSIQGQHGNGLRTGRLGRPMIAVQVGLAIVLVFGAVVTTRAFLAVLRTPLGFDPDNVISVSLGPPRGTTDVVGFYRRIVETLRARKDVVAAGATGLAPLAGNAPWGPAYSPGSKQPAAGVVHVVPGYFETLSIRLIRGRLLTWEDTGGEAAVVSESAARALFGGADPLGQILNDGRGQVWRVVGLIGEVRWSLDREGRPPVYVIPRGPTTPLQVFARVRGHQGSLPVEIRRQLSAAVPGIPIRADWWTDSIGALTAYKNPRFQTLVLTSFAAMALGLTVLGVFGVVASLVATRTREMGIRVAIGASPQSLVRLFLRQTLLPVAAGLVLGLLATHWAARLAEAQLFKVDTHDPTTLALAGVAVVGTALIAAYLPARRAARVDPIVVLRAE from the coding sequence ATGGTGTCATTCCGCGCAGTCGTCGCAAGATTTCGTGGCTGGTTTGTGAGAACCCGTCTGGGACAGCGGCTGGATGAGGAACTGCGGACGCACTTTGACATGCTGGTCGAAGACGAGGTGCGCCGCGGCAAATCCCGTGACGAGGCGAAGCGCCTGGCCCGTTTGCGTCTTGGCGGCCTGGAACAGACCAGAGAATCGGTGCAGGACGTCCGCGCCTTCTGCCTGGAGGGAGTGTGGCATGACCTCCTGCACAGCACGCGCATGTTGCGGCGGAATCCGGGATTCGCGGCGATGGCGATCATTACTTTGGCAGTTGCCGTCGGCGCCAATGCCTCCATTCTGGCCATCGCGGACGGCGTGCTTTTCCGGCCGCTTCCCTTCGAAGACCCCGACCGGGTGTTTCTGCTGCAGATGATGAATCGACAGACCGGTAAGCGCTATACCCTCGTCCCATACGATTACATCGAGGCGATCAACCGTCGGCATCCGGGGCTGAGCGACGCCGGGATGTTTGACGGGGGTCCAGCAGAGCTGGTCGGCACACCTGACGGGGTCGAGTCGGTGTCGACGATCCAGACCACGTCGAGCTATTTCCCCATCCTTGGCGTGCGCCCGGCGCGCGGCCGGCTCTTTACCGCGCAGGATGTGCCGGGTCGGACGGCGATGTTGACCTGGACTTCCTGGAAGACACGCTTCGGTGGCGACGCCGAAATCATCGGCCGGACAATCTCGCTCGGGAAGTCGAGTTTCGAGGTGATCGGTGTCCTGCCGCCGAACTTTCTGTTTCCGACTGTATCCTTCTTCAGCGGCAAACCTGAGGTGGTAACGCTCATGGCGCCCATCGCTCCCGGGACAGATGGCGGCACCTTTCATCCGGTCGTTCGCCTGGCTCCGGGTGTTTCGCGTTTACAGGCTCAGGCGCGGCTCGAAGCGCTGGCGGCGTCCGTCAACGCGGGCGATGCGCGCCGCGCTGATGACACGCCGTTCCTCGTAGACATCCGGTCGACTATCTACCCGATAGGGCAGCCGATTATGAAACTACTGCTGGCAGCGGCGGCCCTGGTCCTGCTCATCGGCTGTTCCAATCTGGCAAACATGCTGCTCGTGCGCGGGCGTCGCCGGGAGAAAGAAACGGCCGTGCGCGCGGCGCTTGGCGCAAGCCGGCTGCGGCTGATCCGGCCCGTGTTGTTTGAGGCGCTGTTGATTGCCGCGGCCGGATCTGCGCTCGCGCTCTGCGTCATACGGCTTTCCTTCGACACGATCGCGCGCCAGGTGCCGAACATCGCGGTGGAAAACGTACCCATTGGCGTCGACACGCGCGTCGTGCTGATGAGTCTTGGCCTCGGCCTGCTCGGCGGATTGATCTTCGCGATCGTCCCGGCATGGCGCTCGGCAAGGCTTAACGTCCTGGGCTCGATTCAAGGACAACATGGCAACGGCCTGCGGACCGGCCGACTCGGCCGGCCGATGATCGCGGTGCAGGTCGGTCTTGCGATCGTGTTGGTGTTCGGCGCAGTCGTGACCACACGCGCTTTTCTGGCAGTGCTTCGAACTCCGCTTGGTTTCGATCCCGACAACGTGATCTCGGTCAGCCTGGGGCCGCCGCGAGGAACAACCGACGTCGTGGGTTTTTATCGCCGGATCGTCGAAACGCTTCGTGCACGCAAAGATGTCGTTGCCGCCGGAGCAACAGGATTAGCACCGCTCGCCGGCAATGCGCCCTGGGGGCCCGCGTACAGCCCTGGTTCGAAGCAGCCGGCCGCAGGTGTCGTGCATGTGGTTCCCGGCTACTTCGAGACCCTCAGCATTCGGCTCATCCGGGGACGCCTGCTGACCTGGGAAGATACCGGTGGGGAGGCCGCTGTCGTCTCCGAATCCGCCGCTCGTGCCCTGTTTGGGGGAGCCGATCCGCTGGGCCAAATCCTCAACGATGGCCGGGGACAAGTCTGGCGCGTCGTAGGTCTGATCGGCGAAGTGCGGTGGAGTCTGGACCGTGAGGGGCGACCACCGGTGTATGTCATCCCCCGCGGCCCTACTACACCTTTGCAGGTCTTCGCGCGCGTGCGCGGGCATCAGGGATCGCTGCCTGTCGAGATCAGGCGCCAGCTCAGCGCGGCCGTTCCAGGTATTCCGATTCGCGCCGACTGGTGGACCGATTCGATCGGCGCTCTCACGGCGTACAAGAATCCGCGTTTTCAGACGTTAGTGCTGACGAGCTTCGCGGCAATGGCTCTTGGCCTCACGGTGCTCGGCGTCTTCGGGGTGGTCGCATCCCTTGTAGCCACCCGGACGCGTGAGATGGGGATCCGCGTGGCGATCGGCGCAAGCCCTCAATCGCTTGTCCGCCTGTTTCTGAGGCAGACTCTTTTGCCGGTCGCGGCAGGCCTCGTGCTCGGCCTTCTGGCGACGCACTGGGCGGCCCGGTTGGCCGAGGCCCAGCTCTTCAAGGTCGATACGCACGATCCGACAACACTGGCTTTGGCCGGGGTCGCCGTCGTCGGAACCGCACTCATCGCGGCCTACCTGCCTGCACGGCGTGCGGCGCGCGTCGATCCGATCGTCGTGCTCCGCGCCGAGTAG